The following coding sequences lie in one Halomonas sp. 'Soap Lake #6' genomic window:
- a CDS encoding TRAP transporter large permease — MTELLIFVGGLLVLMAIGLPVVVAIGVTSFIALGVTGAGGLPVELLSLRMVQTLNNFTLLAIPLFILAANIMNIGSTTTRIFDFATALVGFTKGGLGHANVVASSIFATMSGTAVADAAGLGSIEIKAMKERGYELGYSTGVTAASSVIGPILPPSIALVVYGWLANVSIGGLFMAGLLPGILMALLLMGMTVLLGTTGKVVMPKPTPFDACEVARTGKRAILPMMMPAIIVGGIWGGFFTPTEAGAIASLYAVILGGLIYRDLNLRDLYNAFRRTLMFSAVILLIIAVSSFYGWILVRMGIPQALAGQVASIDMPMFVLLLCFALFFLLIGCFMSVIESILIFTPIVVPAALSAGLDPVHFGIVMVITLSVGVITPPFGTVLFLMVGITRLRYGQVVRAIIPFLLPIIATILLLIAVPGLATWLPGVMGY, encoded by the coding sequence ATGACCGAGCTACTGATTTTTGTTGGCGGGCTATTGGTGCTGATGGCGATTGGCTTGCCCGTAGTGGTTGCTATCGGCGTTACCTCGTTTATTGCTCTTGGAGTTACGGGGGCGGGTGGGTTGCCTGTCGAGCTGTTATCGCTGCGTATGGTGCAGACACTCAATAACTTCACTTTGCTTGCGATACCGCTATTTATCTTGGCGGCCAATATTATGAATATTGGCTCTACGACCACACGGATTTTTGACTTCGCCACTGCGCTTGTGGGCTTTACCAAGGGTGGCCTTGGCCACGCTAATGTGGTGGCCAGCTCTATTTTCGCAACCATGTCCGGTACTGCGGTAGCTGATGCTGCTGGGCTTGGCAGTATAGAAATTAAAGCCATGAAAGAGCGTGGCTACGAGCTGGGTTATTCCACCGGTGTGACGGCGGCTTCCAGTGTTATTGGCCCCATTCTGCCGCCCAGTATTGCTCTGGTGGTTTATGGCTGGCTGGCCAATGTGAGCATTGGTGGGCTATTTATGGCGGGCCTGCTGCCGGGTATTTTGATGGCGCTGCTGCTGATGGGAATGACGGTACTGCTGGGAACTACCGGCAAGGTGGTGATGCCCAAACCGACGCCCTTTGATGCCTGTGAAGTTGCTCGCACCGGCAAGCGTGCCATCCTGCCGATGATGATGCCAGCGATCATCGTCGGCGGGATTTGGGGGGGCTTTTTTACTCCCACAGAAGCAGGCGCCATTGCCTCTCTGTACGCAGTGATTTTGGGCGGGCTTATCTACCGTGATTTGAACTTGCGTGATCTCTATAATGCCTTTCGCCGCACCTTGATGTTTAGCGCGGTGATTCTGCTGATTATCGCCGTTTCCAGCTTCTATGGTTGGATCTTAGTGCGCATGGGGATTCCCCAGGCATTGGCGGGGCAGGTGGCGAGCATTGATATGCCAATGTTTGTACTACTGCTCTGCTTTGCACTGTTCTTCCTGCTGATCGGCTGCTTTATGTCGGTGATTGAAAGCATTCTGATCTTCACCCCGATTGTGGTGCCCGCCGCCTTAAGCGCTGGCCTGGATCCCGTTCACTTCGGCATTGTGATGGTGATCACCCTTTCAGTGGGAGTGATAACACCGCCGTTTGGCACGGTACTGTTCCTAATGGTAGGGATCACACGATTACGCTACGGACAGGTAGTTAGGGCGATAATACCTTTCTTGCTGCCGATTATTGCCACCATTTTGCTATTGATCGCGGTGCCTGGGCTGGCGACATGGTTACCTGGCGTGATGGGGTATTAG
- a CDS encoding LysR family transcriptional regulator has protein sequence MRRFDFVTLKLFISVADEGRLTAAAEREHLALAAVSKRISDLEALVGTTLLYRRPRGVELTPAGQAFLHHARRILDNIERLHAELSEYGEGVRGHVRIHSNTSAIIAFLPQDFSAFSRLYPEIKIDLQERVSNEIIAAVRDGLTDIGIFAGHVAAPDLQQLSYRHDRLVLMTPLGHPLAERESIAFNEALAFDFIGLQQDTSLQSLLNEQANVAGKALRMRIQVRSFDAICRMIHHGMGVGVLPEQTIYRDLGDLQLKSIPLSDSWAQRELVIGMRRYATLPVTARHLVDHLIHKQDDH, from the coding sequence ATGCGCCGCTTTGATTTTGTGACGCTTAAGCTGTTTATCTCCGTGGCGGATGAAGGTCGCCTAACGGCAGCTGCCGAGCGTGAACATTTAGCACTTGCTGCGGTCAGCAAGCGGATTAGTGACCTGGAAGCACTGGTGGGGACCACGCTGCTTTATCGCCGTCCACGAGGGGTCGAGTTAACCCCTGCTGGGCAGGCTTTTTTGCATCATGCAAGGCGCATTCTGGATAACATCGAACGCCTGCATGCTGAATTAAGTGAGTATGGTGAAGGTGTGCGCGGCCATGTGCGCATCCACTCCAATACCTCGGCGATTATCGCGTTTCTCCCTCAAGACTTTAGCGCTTTCTCGCGTCTCTACCCAGAAATTAAAATTGACCTGCAAGAGCGGGTCAGCAACGAAATTATTGCTGCGGTACGTGATGGCCTCACCGATATCGGTATCTTTGCCGGGCATGTGGCTGCGCCTGATCTTCAGCAGCTCTCTTATCGGCATGACCGCTTAGTGCTAATGACACCCTTGGGCCACCCCTTGGCTGAACGTGAAAGTATCGCTTTTAACGAAGCACTGGCCTTCGATTTTATTGGGTTACAGCAGGACACGTCGCTTCAGTCATTGCTAAATGAGCAGGCTAATGTAGCGGGCAAGGCACTGAGGATGCGTATTCAAGTGCGGAGTTTTGACGCCATTTGCCGCATGATCCACCACGGTATGGGAGTAGGGGTATTGCCCGAGCAAACCATTTATCGTGACCTGGGCGACTTGCAGCTTAAAAGCATCCCCCTAAGCGACTCCTGGGCGCAGCGGGAGCTGGTGATTGGTATGCGCCGTTACGCCACGTTGCCGGTGACTGCTCGGCACTTGGTGGATCATCTCATCCACAAGCAAGACGATCACTAG
- a CDS encoding TRAP transporter small permease, translating into MDNAVAPQKGPDRIAFYMLRYLTRLCDGIGVALVAAILLLIVSAVVARDLLGLGMPWTEEVASLLAIYAIGFGSLSAWVRSEHLVVDLFSHRLSGLGKNVQYRITALISCGFFVLAAWGAWIMSDMSSNNKTVSLSISFSYLYYGIFFSFAGMALIAVWQTLRGPVAWLEAPREEETKS; encoded by the coding sequence GTGGATAACGCAGTAGCGCCCCAAAAAGGGCCAGATCGAATTGCTTTCTATATGTTGCGCTACTTAACCCGGCTTTGTGATGGCATAGGGGTAGCATTAGTTGCCGCTATCTTGCTGCTGATTGTATCGGCAGTGGTGGCAAGAGACTTATTGGGACTGGGCATGCCCTGGACTGAAGAGGTGGCCTCCCTATTGGCTATCTATGCCATTGGGTTTGGGTCGCTATCAGCCTGGGTACGCAGCGAGCATTTAGTAGTGGATCTATTCAGTCACCGGCTTTCTGGCTTGGGTAAAAATGTGCAATACCGGATCACTGCGCTTATCTCCTGTGGTTTTTTTGTACTCGCCGCTTGGGGCGCTTGGATTATGTCGGATATGAGTTCCAACAATAAAACGGTCTCTTTGAGCATTAGTTTCAGCTACCTCTATTACGGTATTTTCTTCAGCTTTGCGGGTATGGCGCTGATTGCGGTATGGCAAACGCTACGCGGCCCAGTAGCTTGGCTAGAAGCGCCTCGTGAAGAGGAGACTAAGTCATGA
- a CDS encoding acetyl-CoA C-acetyltransferase, whose translation MQDVVIVAARRTAVGSFGGSLAGIPASDLGALVIKDILATTGVAPEQIDEVLLGQVLTAGVGQNPARQAAIKAGLPDSVPAMTINKVCGSGLKALHLATQAIRCGDAEIILAGGQENMSASPHILPNSRNGQRMGDWKAIDSMVHDGLWDAFNNYHMGITAENLAEKYSITREAMDEFAAASQQKAATAIKEGKFKGQIVPVEIPQRKGDPVVFDTDENPREVTAEKLSGMRPAFKKDGTVTAGNASSLNDGAAVVMLCSAEKAKELGLEPLARIAAYANAGVDPAIMGIGPAPATRRCLEKAGWSLDDLDLVEANEAFAAQALSVNKELGWDTSKVNVNGGAIAIGHPIGASGCRVLITLLHEMIARDAKKGLATLCIGGGQGVALAIERS comes from the coding sequence ATGCAAGACGTGGTTATCGTTGCAGCACGCCGCACCGCCGTAGGCAGTTTTGGTGGATCGCTTGCCGGCATTCCTGCCAGTGACTTAGGTGCACTGGTAATTAAAGACATCCTTGCTACTACGGGCGTTGCACCCGAGCAGATTGACGAAGTGCTGCTTGGCCAAGTACTAACCGCCGGCGTGGGCCAAAACCCAGCTCGCCAAGCGGCAATTAAGGCAGGTCTTCCCGACTCCGTACCAGCAATGACGATTAACAAAGTGTGCGGCTCTGGCTTGAAAGCACTGCACCTGGCCACTCAAGCTATCCGCTGCGGTGATGCGGAAATTATTTTGGCTGGCGGTCAGGAGAACATGTCAGCATCGCCCCATATTTTGCCTAATTCCCGTAATGGGCAACGTATGGGTGACTGGAAAGCCATCGACTCGATGGTACATGACGGCTTATGGGATGCCTTTAACAACTACCACATGGGCATTACCGCAGAAAACTTGGCGGAAAAATACAGCATCACACGTGAAGCAATGGACGAATTTGCCGCCGCTTCCCAGCAAAAAGCTGCTACTGCGATTAAAGAGGGTAAGTTCAAAGGGCAAATCGTGCCTGTTGAAATCCCCCAACGCAAAGGTGATCCGGTAGTGTTTGATACCGACGAAAACCCGCGCGAAGTAACAGCCGAGAAACTCAGCGGCATGCGTCCAGCGTTTAAGAAAGACGGTACCGTTACTGCTGGTAACGCCTCATCACTCAACGATGGCGCAGCCGTCGTTATGCTCTGTTCCGCTGAAAAAGCTAAAGAGCTGGGCTTAGAGCCACTGGCACGTATTGCGGCTTACGCTAACGCTGGCGTCGATCCTGCCATCATGGGCATTGGTCCCGCACCTGCAACCCGCCGCTGTCTGGAAAAAGCGGGCTGGAGCCTGGACGACCTAGACTTGGTTGAAGCCAACGAAGCATTCGCTGCACAGGCACTTTCCGTGAACAAAGAGCTTGGCTGGGATACCTCCAAAGTCAATGTTAACGGCGGTGCTATTGCCATTGGCCACCCTATTGGCGCTTCCGGCTGCCGAGTGCTGATCACTCTACTGCATGAAATGATTGCCCGCGATGCTAAAAAGGGCCTTGCAACGCTGTGTATTGGCGGTGGCCAAGGGGTAGCGCTAGCTATTGAGCGCTCCTAG
- a CDS encoding hydroxymethylglutaryl-CoA lyase: MSQLSPCPTKIEINEVAPRDGLQIEARFVPTEEKIRWINALSTTGLRRIEATSFTSPKAIPNLRDAADVVTGIQRREGVDITVLVPNVKGTERALACQVDEINLVMSASNSHGLANLRMTPEQSLEQFAAILEVTQGSGVFINASLSTTFGCPFEGEVPEARVLSLVEKLIGLGIQGITLCDTTGMANPAQVKRLCEAVLERWPATPFTLHFHNTRGMGLANALAAWQAGISRFDSSLGGLGGCPFAPGASGNVCTEDLVHMFEAMGVDTGVDLDALLEVAATLPDLIGHDVPGQVVKAGKSTRRYAMPPNAQT, encoded by the coding sequence ATGAGCCAGTTATCACCGTGCCCCACCAAAATAGAGATCAACGAAGTCGCTCCCCGGGACGGCCTGCAGATTGAGGCGCGCTTTGTTCCTACCGAAGAAAAAATTCGCTGGATCAACGCCCTCTCCACCACCGGGCTGCGGCGTATAGAAGCAACGTCTTTTACCTCCCCCAAAGCGATCCCCAATCTGCGTGATGCCGCTGATGTGGTGACCGGTATTCAGCGCCGGGAGGGCGTCGACATCACCGTGCTGGTGCCTAACGTAAAAGGCACCGAGCGGGCGCTTGCCTGCCAGGTGGATGAGATCAACCTAGTCATGTCCGCCAGCAATAGCCACGGGTTGGCCAATCTGCGCATGACGCCAGAGCAATCCCTTGAGCAGTTCGCAGCGATTTTAGAAGTGACACAGGGTAGCGGCGTCTTTATCAACGCCTCACTTTCTACTACCTTTGGCTGCCCCTTTGAAGGTGAAGTGCCTGAGGCACGAGTGCTGTCGCTTGTTGAAAAGCTTATCGGCCTTGGCATTCAGGGGATTACGCTCTGCGACACCACCGGTATGGCCAACCCTGCCCAGGTCAAACGCCTGTGTGAAGCCGTGCTTGAGCGCTGGCCAGCCACACCGTTCACGCTGCACTTTCACAACACCCGCGGCATGGGCTTAGCTAACGCCCTGGCGGCTTGGCAGGCAGGCATTAGCCGCTTCGACTCTTCACTAGGTGGATTGGGTGGCTGCCCCTTCGCCCCAGGCGCCAGCGGCAATGTATGCACCGAGGACTTAGTGCATATGTTTGAAGCCATGGGCGTCGATACCGGCGTCGATTTAGATGCACTGCTTGAGGTCGCCGCCACCCTCCCCGACCTTATCGGCCACGATGTGCCGGGGC
- the panD gene encoding aspartate 1-decarboxylase produces the protein MQTIMLKAKLHMARVTHAVLNYEGSCAIDGDLLDMAGIRENEQIQIYNVENGERFTTYAIRGEEGSRLISINGAAAHLAAPGHRIIICSYAHYSEAELDNHQPALVYLQEGNHVSHTSNAIPVQLA, from the coding sequence ATGCAAACCATTATGCTCAAAGCCAAGCTGCATATGGCCCGCGTTACCCATGCGGTACTCAACTACGAAGGTTCCTGCGCTATCGACGGTGACCTGCTCGATATGGCTGGTATTCGAGAAAACGAACAGATTCAGATTTATAACGTAGAAAACGGCGAGCGTTTTACTACTTACGCCATTCGTGGCGAAGAAGGCTCCCGTTTGATCTCTATTAATGGTGCGGCTGCGCATTTAGCTGCACCAGGACACCGTATTATTATTTGCAGTTATGCTCACTACTCCGAAGCTGAACTTGATAATCACCAGCCTGCCCTCGTGTATTTGCAGGAAGGTAACCACGTGAGCCATACCAGCAATGCAATTCCTGTGCAGTTAGCATAA
- the panB gene encoding 3-methyl-2-oxobutanoate hydroxymethyltransferase yields MKTVTLSTLQAYKRAGETFSCLTAYDASFAHAASDAGVDVLLVGDSLGMVLQGHNSTLPVTIDDICYHTRCAARGKGHSLLMVDLPFMSNATTERLLEDSAALMRAGAELVKVEGEAWMADGIREMTRRGVPVCAHLGLTPQTVYQLGGYKVQGREAAQAEQIINDAKVLVEAGASVILLECVPASLGKAVTEALDVPVIGIGAGPDTDGQILVMHDVLGVTNGRTPRFVKNFMVDADSIQNAFQNYHEAVKTRAFPAPEHCF; encoded by the coding sequence ATGAAAACCGTCACCCTGAGCACTCTGCAGGCGTACAAACGCGCCGGCGAAACGTTCAGTTGCCTGACCGCTTATGATGCCTCCTTTGCCCATGCTGCCAGCGATGCAGGCGTTGATGTCCTACTGGTAGGCGACTCCCTAGGCATGGTCCTGCAAGGGCACAACAGCACGCTACCCGTTACCATCGATGATATTTGCTACCACACCCGCTGTGCGGCACGAGGCAAAGGCCACAGTCTGCTGATGGTTGACTTGCCATTTATGAGCAATGCCACTACCGAACGCCTACTGGAAGATTCTGCCGCCTTAATGCGTGCCGGTGCCGAGCTGGTCAAAGTAGAAGGTGAAGCATGGATGGCCGACGGTATCCGCGAGATGACTCGCCGCGGTGTTCCGGTATGTGCCCACTTGGGACTAACCCCACAAACCGTCTATCAGTTAGGCGGCTATAAAGTACAGGGCCGTGAAGCTGCCCAGGCCGAGCAAATCATCAACGATGCCAAAGTGCTGGTTGAGGCTGGCGCCTCGGTGATTCTACTGGAGTGCGTACCAGCAAGCTTAGGTAAAGCCGTTACCGAAGCCCTAGACGTGCCAGTGATTGGTATTGGCGCAGGCCCAGACACCGACGGCCAAATACTGGTAATGCACGATGTGCTGGGCGTTACCAACGGCCGCACACCGCGCTTCGTCAAAAACTTTATGGTCGACGCTGATAGCATTCAAAACGCTTTTCAGAACTACCATGAAGCAGTCAAAACCCGTGCCTTCCCAGCACCGGAACACTGCTTTTAA
- the panC gene encoding pantoate--beta-alanine ligase: MHTLRDINDLRSTIREHRLGGKRIALVPTMGNLHKGHLALVSQARQHADIVVASLFVNPMQFGPGEDLDAYPRTFEADHAQLTDAGCDILFAPTVSALYPNGLSAQTTVHVPEVGEGLCGGSRPGHFDGVSTVVSMLFNLVQPDIACFGEKDYQQLAVIRKLVSDLHMPIEIIGVPIVRAEDGLALSSRNGYLNKQERATAPALYRTLCTLRDALERGECAKQVLQRGKTTLYDAGFTPDYLELRDTTLGPVTSATRQAVILAAAKLGPARLIDNLSVQLPNAATDASR, encoded by the coding sequence ATGCACACTTTGCGAGATATCAACGACCTACGCAGTACCATCCGCGAGCACCGTTTGGGTGGTAAACGGATTGCACTGGTGCCCACGATGGGCAACCTCCACAAAGGCCACTTAGCACTCGTATCTCAAGCCCGTCAGCATGCCGACATCGTAGTGGCCAGCCTGTTTGTGAATCCCATGCAGTTTGGCCCCGGTGAAGACCTGGATGCTTACCCGCGTACATTTGAAGCGGACCACGCACAGCTAACTGATGCAGGCTGCGATATCTTGTTCGCTCCAACCGTTAGCGCGCTTTACCCTAATGGTCTGTCTGCCCAAACAACAGTACATGTGCCTGAGGTGGGAGAAGGCCTCTGCGGCGGTTCGCGACCTGGGCATTTCGATGGTGTGTCCACCGTGGTGAGCATGCTGTTTAACCTGGTGCAGCCTGACATTGCTTGCTTTGGCGAGAAGGATTACCAGCAGCTAGCGGTAATTCGCAAGCTGGTGAGTGACCTGCATATGCCTATTGAAATTATCGGCGTACCTATTGTGCGGGCAGAGGATGGCCTTGCGCTCTCTTCACGCAATGGCTACCTCAACAAGCAAGAACGCGCTACGGCTCCGGCTCTCTATCGAACCCTTTGCACACTAAGGGACGCATTAGAGCGCGGCGAATGCGCCAAACAGGTACTACAACGTGGCAAAACGACACTGTATGATGCTGGTTTTACGCCCGATTACCTTGAGCTACGTGATACTACCCTTGGCCCGGTGACTTCCGCAACGCGCCAAGCGGTAATCCTAGCCGCCGCGAAACTCGGCCCTGCTCGGCTTATCGACAACCTCAGCGTGCAGCTACCAAATGCTGCTACTGACGCTAGCCGCTAG
- a CDS encoding CaiB/BaiF CoA transferase family protein, with amino-acid sequence MNASEARQLPLQGLKVLELGQLIAGPFATKLLGEFGADVIKIEPPGTGDPLRKWRMLEEGTSLWWHVQTRNKRSVALDLRSEEGQKLVRQLAAEADVVVENFRPGTLDNWGLGWEALSALNPRLIMVHISGYGQTGPYRDKPGFGVIGEAMGGLRYLTGQPGEPSVRVGVSIGDSLSALYAVIGTLLALQERNRSGLGQEIDVALYESVFAMMESLLPEFDASGQVREPSGSALPGITPSNAYRCQGGDYVLIAGNGDSIFKRLMGVIGREDLANDPALAHNDGRSQQAEMIDAAIQEWTEERPRNAILQALDDARVPTGYPYTAEDIAHDPHYLAREMIQTFIRPNGKPLKVPGVLPKLSATPGRLGNGGPQLGQHTDDVLDELGIDHETRAKLRQAGII; translated from the coding sequence ATGAATGCTTCCGAAGCGCGCCAGCTTCCGCTTCAGGGCCTGAAAGTTCTGGAACTAGGCCAACTAATTGCAGGGCCATTCGCCACCAAGCTGCTGGGCGAATTTGGCGCCGATGTAATCAAAATCGAACCACCGGGCACCGGCGATCCACTTCGCAAATGGCGAATGTTAGAAGAGGGCACGTCGCTCTGGTGGCATGTGCAAACCCGCAACAAGCGCTCGGTGGCATTGGATTTGCGCAGCGAAGAGGGCCAAAAGCTGGTGCGTCAGCTCGCCGCTGAGGCAGATGTGGTGGTGGAAAACTTTCGCCCTGGCACGTTAGATAACTGGGGGCTAGGCTGGGAAGCGCTTTCAGCACTTAACCCACGGCTGATCATGGTACATATTTCCGGATACGGACAAACGGGGCCTTACCGTGACAAGCCCGGTTTTGGGGTGATTGGAGAAGCCATGGGTGGGCTACGTTACCTCACCGGCCAACCTGGTGAGCCTTCAGTACGGGTGGGCGTCAGCATCGGTGACTCGCTTTCCGCCCTCTACGCCGTCATCGGCACACTGTTAGCGCTTCAGGAGCGCAACCGCAGCGGACTAGGCCAAGAGATCGACGTTGCGCTGTATGAATCCGTATTCGCTATGATGGAGAGCCTGCTGCCGGAATTTGATGCCAGTGGTCAGGTGCGCGAACCCAGCGGCAGCGCCCTCCCCGGCATTACCCCTTCCAATGCCTACCGCTGCCAGGGCGGTGATTACGTGTTAATTGCCGGTAACGGCGACAGCATCTTTAAGCGCTTAATGGGCGTAATTGGCCGGGAAGATCTTGCCAACGACCCAGCATTGGCTCATAACGATGGGCGTAGCCAGCAAGCTGAGATGATTGATGCCGCTATTCAGGAATGGACTGAAGAGCGCCCACGGAATGCCATTTTACAGGCACTGGATGACGCTCGTGTACCCACAGGCTATCCCTATACCGCTGAAGATATCGCCCATGATCCCCACTATTTAGCCCGGGAGATGATTCAAACCTTTATCCGCCCCAATGGCAAACCACTCAAAGTGCCCGGCGTTCTGCCCAAGCTTAGCGCTACCCCAGGGCGGCTGGGCAACGGTGGCCCACAGCTAGGGCAACATACCGACGATGTGCTGGATGAGCTAGGTATCGACCACGAAACCCGCGCCAAACTGCGCCAAGCGGGCATTATCTAG
- the folK gene encoding 2-amino-4-hydroxy-6-hydroxymethyldihydropteridine diphosphokinase, whose translation MSVTMELAYIGLGSNLENPIAQVHHALTELGQLPLSQLVACSSLYATPPVGPQDQPDFINAVAAIETALSPLALLDQLQALEQSHRRQRLRHWGPRTLDLDLLLYGQQTIKHPRLRVPHAHMHERAFVLVPLAEVAAGQSPLLYQQSLDHWLAHLDHSSIKRLGHTELLADATTTATV comes from the coding sequence ATGAGTGTCACGATGGAGCTTGCCTACATTGGCCTAGGTAGCAATCTGGAAAACCCCATTGCGCAAGTTCACCACGCGCTTACTGAGCTAGGGCAACTGCCGCTTAGTCAATTAGTAGCATGCTCCTCACTCTATGCCACCCCTCCCGTAGGGCCCCAAGACCAGCCCGATTTTATTAATGCGGTCGCTGCTATTGAAACAGCGCTCTCACCTCTGGCGCTGCTCGACCAACTACAGGCCTTAGAGCAGAGCCATCGACGCCAGCGTTTACGTCACTGGGGCCCGCGCACGCTTGATTTAGACCTACTCCTCTATGGGCAGCAGACGATTAAACACCCACGACTGCGGGTCCCCCACGCTCATATGCATGAGCGTGCCTTTGTATTGGTGCCACTAGCAGAAGTAGCCGCAGGTCAATCGCCCCTGCTGTACCAGCAGTCGCTGGATCATTGGCTGGCTCATCTAGATCACTCCTCGATCAAACGCTTAGGCCACACTGAGCTACTCGCAGATGCCACCACCACTGCTACCGTCTGA
- a CDS encoding TRAP transporter substrate-binding protein, which yields MRKQLFATLATLGMLTAAPFVLANPIEIQVNNTMSEGGSESAAVERFAEYLEEQAPGRFNVRPFLAGSLGGENAILELLNLGQTQLSITGGNWRQQYAAEYDAITVPFVFTTWEEVDAYMESPSGQALVEQAESQGGLKYFGTQHRGPRHMTANKAINTPDDLQGFRLRLPSLPVWLEVWEEIGAQVVNVPAPEIYLAMQTRQVDGHENSLSSPYTRRLWEVQDHIILTSHVQFPWNWVASSRWWEGLDEEDQALIEEAIHVARKHGSERERELDEYYLEALQEEGMTIIEPDIEAFREAALPAIDRVMAKMADGVREDALSNEGE from the coding sequence ATGCGGAAACAACTGTTTGCCACGCTGGCTACCCTTGGAATGCTAACGGCGGCACCCTTCGTCCTAGCCAATCCTATCGAAATTCAAGTTAACAACACCATGAGTGAGGGCGGCTCGGAAAGCGCCGCTGTGGAGCGCTTTGCTGAATACCTGGAAGAGCAAGCCCCAGGCCGCTTTAACGTGCGCCCCTTTTTAGCAGGCTCGTTGGGTGGTGAAAACGCTATTCTCGAGTTGCTTAATCTAGGTCAGACCCAGCTCTCTATTACCGGTGGTAACTGGCGGCAGCAGTACGCCGCCGAATACGACGCGATTACCGTGCCGTTTGTCTTCACCACTTGGGAAGAAGTCGATGCCTATATGGAAAGCCCATCTGGCCAAGCACTGGTAGAGCAGGCAGAAAGCCAGGGCGGCCTCAAATACTTCGGCACCCAGCACCGTGGCCCGCGCCATATGACGGCCAACAAAGCCATCAACACACCGGATGATCTTCAGGGATTCCGTCTACGTCTTCCTTCACTGCCGGTATGGTTAGAGGTATGGGAAGAGATTGGAGCGCAGGTGGTAAATGTACCCGCGCCAGAGATCTATCTTGCTATGCAGACCCGCCAGGTAGATGGCCACGAGAACTCCCTTTCTTCGCCTTATACCCGCCGACTATGGGAAGTACAGGATCACATCATTCTGACCAGCCATGTGCAGTTTCCGTGGAACTGGGTAGCAAGCTCGCGTTGGTGGGAAGGGCTTGATGAAGAAGACCAAGCGTTAATTGAGGAGGCCATCCACGTTGCCCGCAAGCATGGTTCTGAGCGGGAGCGCGAGCTGGATGAGTACTACCTGGAAGCACTGCAAGAGGAGGGCATGACCATTATCGAACCTGATATCGAAGCCTTCCGTGAAGCTGCATTACCGGCGATTGATCGAGTGATGGCCAAAATGGCAGATGGCGTACGCGAAGATGCGCTAAGCAACGAAGGCGAATAA